The proteins below come from a single Papaver somniferum cultivar HN1 chromosome 11, ASM357369v1, whole genome shotgun sequence genomic window:
- the LOC113324159 gene encoding aspartate aminotransferase 1-like, whose translation MIISGRSLTVDLVVNVYVFLEVFKSLDVASRVESQLKLVIRPMYSNPPVHGPSIVATVLKDRDLYNEWTLELKAMADRIISMRQQLFDALRARGTPGDWSHIIKQIGMFTFTGLNKEQVAFMTREYHIYITQ comes from the exons ATGATAATATCAGGGAGAAGTCTTACTGTGGACCTCGTTGTTAatgtttatgtgtttttagag GTTTTCAAATCATTGGATGTGGCTAGCAGAGTTGAAAGTCAGCTGAAACTTGTTATCAGGCCTATGTATTCAAATCCTCCCGTGCATGGCCCATCTATTGTGGCTACGGTCCTGAAAGATAG AGACTTGTACAATGAGTGGACTCTAGAGCTGAAAGCTATGGCTGACAGAATTATAAGTATGCGTCAGCAACTATTCGATGCATTACGTGCAAGAG GTACACCGGGTGATTGGAGTCACATTATTAAACAAATTGGGATGTTTACTTTCACTGGTTTGAATAAAGAGCAAGTTGCTTTCATGACTAGAGAATATCACATCTACATTACTCAATAG